The DNA segment GCGCAATTTAGAGATAAATTGCAAAATGTGGAAATAGTCATGGAAGAAAATATGCCTCGGGGTTTTACATCACCCGGAATGGTTTTGTTGGGACTGTATAGGGGGATACCGCTGAAGAAACGGAGTGTTTGGCATAGTTCGACTTTGCCGGATAAAATAACGATATATAAAAATACTATAGAAGAAATGTGCGACAGCGACGCCGAAATAAAAAAAAGGGTCGCAGACGTGCTTTATCATGAAATTGGGCATCATTTCGGTTTGAGTGAAGAAGAATTAAGGTAAAACTCGAGGTATATGGACATGTGAATTCATTTGGGATACATAAATGAATAACCTTATTAGCCACATCGGAAACAGTATTAGGATTTCTAAAATATTACAAAAGGAAACTAGGTAAAAGTCATGAGAACTTCCAGAAAATCAACTTTTTGGATATTGGTTCTGGGACTGTGCATAGGCGCTATAGTT comes from the bacterium genome and includes:
- a CDS encoding metallopeptidase family protein, encoding MIKKTKDEFQKLIIEALKELPAQFRDKLQNVEIVMEENMPRGFTSPGMVLLGLYRGIPLKKRSVWHSSTLPDKITIYKNTIEEMCDSDAEIKKRVADVLYHEIGHHFGLSEEELR